The following coding sequences are from one Lolium rigidum isolate FL_2022 chromosome 6, APGP_CSIRO_Lrig_0.1, whole genome shotgun sequence window:
- the LOC124668133 gene encoding uncharacterized protein LOC124668133, which produces MGNSLRCCLTCMIPCGSFDVVRVVHLSGRVDEFSCPITSGAVLAAHPNHTLATAWSSAGVGCPTKKLVIVSPDTELKCGRIYFLIPSATVPAADRRKSRPSSKKSKRPSSQGKSGGASTAEQDNYLTDLLSEKAASGAHRRRRSSCRVAVWRPELECIVEETSD; this is translated from the coding sequence ATGGGCAACAGCCTGCGGTGCTGCCTGACCTGCATGATCCCCTGCGGCTCGTTCGACGTCGTCCGCGTCGTCCACCTCAGCGGCCGAGTGGACGAGTTTAGCTGCCCGATCACCAGCGGCGCCGTCCTCGCCGCGCACCCCAACCACACCCTCGCCACCGCTTGGTCCTCCGCCGGCGTCGGCTGCCCCACCAAGAAGCTCGTCATCGTCTCGCCCGACACCGAGCTCAAGTGCGGTCGCATCTACTTCCTCATCCCCTCCGCGACCGTGCCGGCAGCCGACAGGAGGAAGAGCCGGCCGAGCTCCAAGAAGAGCAAGCGGCCGAGCAGCCAGGGCAAGAGCGGCGGCGCGAGCACGGCCGAACAGGATAACTACCTGACGGACCTGCTGTCCGAGAAGGCCGCGTCAGGTGCCCACCGGAGGCGGCGAAGCAGCTGCAGGGTCGCCGTGTGGAGGCCGGAGCTCGAGTGCATAGTGGAGGAGACCTCGGATTAG